The DNA region GCCCAGCCTGCTCGGCGGCGTCCGAAGCGATGAAGATGTCACCGGAATAGCCGAGCGCCAGGCAGATTTCACCATTGCCCAGATCGTCGATGTACTGGGAGGAATTATAGTAGCGGATCGAGGGTTTGATGGAGTTCATCAGTTCCTCGGCCTGCGCCAAGTCTTCCTCGCTCTCGGAGTTGGGATCAAGACCCAGATAGTGCAGGGCAATGCCCATAACTTCTGAGGGGCTATCGAGCACGGCCACGCCGCAATCGGCAAGCTTACTGACGGTCTCTGGATCAAACAGCAGGTCCCAGCTCTGCGGCAACTCGTCGGTACCCAGCGCCTCGGCGACCTCGGCGACGTTGTAGCCCAAACCGATAGTGTTGATCATGTAAGGCACGCCATGAGCGTTGTCCGGGTCCTGCGCTGATGCAGTGTCCATCACGGCCGGATCGAGATTGCCCAGATTGGTGAGCTTGGACTTGTCGAGCGGCAGGATGAGGCCCGCCTGGATCTGGCGCTCAAGGAAATTGCCCGAGGGCACCACGATATCATAGCCCGAATTGCCGGCCAGCAGCTTGGCGTCGACGATCTCGTTGTTGTCGTAGACGTCGTAGTTCACCTTGATGCCGGTTTCGGCTTCGAAATTGGCGATGGTGTCTTCGGCAATGTAATCGGACCAGTTGTAGACGTTGAGGACCGGCTCTTCCTGGGCCAGCGCGGGGGCCGCGACCATGAGAGTGCCGAAGGCAAGGGCGAGCGATCTATTCATCTGGATTGAGGCTCCTGTTCGGGGTTTTTGTCTTTGCGACTGGTGAAGTGCGGCCGGCCGCAGAGTGGGTGTGCAGCCGGCAAGGGCTGCAAAGCAGGCTCAAGCGCCGGCGCTCATCTGGGAGTGCCCGTGCCATCTGGCGTGTGCGCTAGCGGTGCAGAAAACAAGCGCTGGAAAGCGCTGGATAACTCGGCTGACATGGACCCGTATCTGGGTGCGTATCGATCGGCGGACAGGGCGCGATCAACGATGTCGGTCTGCAGCGAAGTACCCTTTCCCGCTGGAGTTACTCAGGCAAACTAGAGGCAAAAGAGCTATACGACAAGGGACATGGCACCATGTTCTTGCGGGGGTTGACGCCCTGCGGCATCAGGGCGCAAAAACCCGCGCCGACCCAAGGCCGAGATCGGCCTTCTGCTCCTTTCAAGAAAGCTGTTTTTCCATGACTGCTAAGGCCTATCTTTCCATCAGCCCGGACGTGAAGAAGGCCCTGGCCGATGGCAAGCCGGTGGTGGCACTGGAAAGCACCATCATCACGCATGGCATGCCGTACCCGCAGAACCTCGAAATGGCCAAGAAGGTGGAAGGGATCGTGCGCGAGCATAGCGCGGTGCCCGCCACCATCGCAATCATGGATGGCCGCTTCTGCGTGGGAGTCTCCGGCGAAGACCTGGAGCGGTTGGCACTGGAAGGCCTTAAGGCCGCCAAGGCCTCCCGCCGCGACGTTTCTGCCCTTCTGGTGCAGGGGGTGATCGCCGGAACGACCGTGGCGACCACCATGCAGATTGCAGCCTTGGCGGGTATCCATGTGTTTGCCACTGGCGGCATTGGTGGCGTGCACCGCGGGGCCGAGGAGACTTTCGACATTTCGGCCGATCTCCAGGAACTGGGACGCACCCCCGTCGCGGTGGTTTGTGCCGGCGCCAAATCCATTCTCGACATCGCCAAGACGCTCGAAGTGCTCGAGACCAATGGCGTGCCTGTGCTGGGCTATGGCACCGACCAGTTCCCGGCGTTCTGGGCGCGCGAGAGTGGTCACAAGGTGGATCACCGGTTCGATGCGGCCGAGGATATCGCCAAAATCGTGGCCCTGCAGATCGATCTGGGGCTCGGTGGCGTTCTCGTCGCCAACCCGATCCCGGAAGAAGACG from Devosia sp. RR2S18 includes:
- a CDS encoding polyamine ABC transporter substrate-binding protein, which codes for MNRSLALAFGTLMVAAPALAQEEPVLNVYNWSDYIAEDTIANFEAETGIKVNYDVYDNNEIVDAKLLAGNSGYDIVVPSGNFLERQIQAGLILPLDKSKLTNLGNLDPAVMDTASAQDPDNAHGVPYMINTIGLGYNVAEVAEALGTDELPQSWDLLFDPETVSKLADCGVAVLDSPSEVMGIALHYLGLDPNSESEEDLAQAEELMNSIKPSIRYYNSSQYIDDLGNGEICLALGYSGDIFIASDAAEQAGQGVEVNYLIPEEGAATLFDFLAIPVDAPHPENAHKFINYILEPEVVADITNYVFYANPNLPALEFVDEEVKSNPGIYPPAETIEKAFVMQAHTPEFEELLTRTWTRIKTGQ
- a CDS encoding pseudouridine-5'-phosphate glycosidase: MTAKAYLSISPDVKKALADGKPVVALESTIITHGMPYPQNLEMAKKVEGIVREHSAVPATIAIMDGRFCVGVSGEDLERLALEGLKAAKASRRDVSALLVQGVIAGTTVATTMQIAALAGIHVFATGGIGGVHRGAEETFDISADLQELGRTPVAVVCAGAKSILDIAKTLEVLETNGVPVLGYGTDQFPAFWARESGHKVDHRFDAAEDIAKIVALQIDLGLGGVLVANPIPEEDALDPAAIEARIAEAIAGAEAEGVSRKELTPFLLKRIFELTGGKSLQSNIALVENNAKVAAHIAVSLAGRMPGKPAARRA